In Tsukamurella tyrosinosolvens, the genomic window CGCGCAGCGTCTGGATGATGATCGCGGCCTGGTTCAGCTCGGGATCCGCGGGATTCGGCCCGGTGGTGTAGTCGTGCCACAGGCCGTCCCACACCAGCGAGGGTGCGAGGCTGCGGGAGCCGATCGCGAGCGAGGCGATCACGGTCACCGCCAGCAGCACGAGCAGCAGGACCAGCCCGAACAGGCGGCGCTTGCGCCGAGCGGCGCCGGAGGTCGATTCCGGCCGCCCGGGCGGGGTGCCCCCGGACGGGGCCTCCTCAGTCGCAGATAGGGTCACAACCGTAATGATAGGCTGCCCTTCATTCCAAGGAAGGGGCGGTATGCGTCTGGTCTCGGCAATGCTCGCGGTTCTGCTCTCGTTCGCCCTCGCGGCGTGCGGGTCGGGCTCCGATTCGAGCTCGGCGAGCGAGGCGCCGGCCGCGCCCCAGCGGGTGGCCTCGCTGGGCCTGGGCGACGTGGACACGCTCCTCGCGCTCGGCGTGGTGCCGGTGATCGTCGCGCCGTGGGCGCAGGACGCCAAGGAGCCCGTCGGCGAGTGGGCGAAGCCGCTGCTGCAGGGCAAGAACCCGCAGATGCTGCTGGGCACCGGCACCGAGCTGGACACCAAGGCCATCGAGACCCTCGCCGCGTCCAAGCCCGACGTGATCGTCGCCGTGAACTCCGGTTTCGACGACGCCACCTTCTCGCGCCTCGAGGCGATCGCGCCCGTGATCCGACGGCCCGCGCAGTTCTCCGCCTGGGGCGTGCCCTGGGAGGACCAGGTCCGCGCGATCGCCGGCGGGGTCGGCCGGGCGGCGCAGGGCGACGCGCTGGTCACCAAGACGCAGGCGACGATCCGCCGGACCCAGGAGCAGCACCCGCAGTACCGCGGGAAGACGGCCGCCACCGTCCTGCCCAAGTCCGACGGGGGCTTCTACGCCTACGCCACCAGCGACGGCCGCGGCCAGGTGCTGACGATGCTCGGCTTCACCCTGCCCGAGGCGGTGTCCTCGCTGATCCCCACCGGGAAGTTCTTCGCCGAGATCCCCGCCGAGCGCGTGAACGTCCTCGACCTCGACGCGCTCGTCTACCTCGACTACGGCACCAAGGTCGCCGAGGACACCGCGTTCCGCTCCCTCGCCGTGAGCCGCGAGAACCGGGTCACGACCATCGACCGCACCATCGGCAACGCCATGTCGATGCCGAACCCGGTGACCATCGAGTGGGTGCTCCAGCAGTTGCCCCCGCGGCTCCCCGCCTTCGCCTGACCGCCTGACCGCCCGCCCGGGATCAGCTCGTGGCCAGGAACATCCACGTCGGCTGGTTGCGGCCCCGGAGCACCTCGGTCGGCCCCTCGCGCCAGTGCCGCCGCTCGGCGGGCTCGGCGGCGTCGAAGGCCGAGCCGGACGCCCACGGCACCG contains:
- a CDS encoding ABC transporter substrate-binding protein, with amino-acid sequence MRLVSAMLAVLLSFALAACGSGSDSSSASEAPAAPQRVASLGLGDVDTLLALGVVPVIVAPWAQDAKEPVGEWAKPLLQGKNPQMLLGTGTELDTKAIETLAASKPDVIVAVNSGFDDATFSRLEAIAPVIRRPAQFSAWGVPWEDQVRAIAGGVGRAAQGDALVTKTQATIRRTQEQHPQYRGKTAATVLPKSDGGFYAYATSDGRGQVLTMLGFTLPEAVSSLIPTGKFFAEIPAERVNVLDLDALVYLDYGTKVAEDTAFRSLAVSRENRVTTIDRTIGNAMSMPNPVTIEWVLQQLPPRLPAFA